The following are from one region of the Arcobacter defluvii genome:
- a CDS encoding alpha-E domain-containing protein, producing the protein MEQLLTANVATNLYWFGRYLERVEATLIEAVYHFDRIIDIDKNSGKDFYKKLGVDLEYTNARDFLNVAIFGNHSANINSLISYAKENAIISRSNMDTEAFGSVIELADLLKHSSHASFLIDCRFIDYVLSLISEIWGELTRKQKRNTSDYFIRLGKLVEKVDFHLRIEKDKEFSLVVMEEIDKIVSILAPNAEFLTHNENDSYEAILNSVNRKINKIIVEG; encoded by the coding sequence ATGGAACAATTATTAACAGCAAATGTAGCAACTAATCTTTATTGGTTTGGAAGATATTTAGAAAGAGTAGAAGCAACACTTATTGAAGCAGTTTATCATTTTGATAGAATAATAGATATAGATAAAAATTCAGGAAAAGATTTTTATAAAAAATTAGGTGTTGATTTAGAATATACAAATGCAAGAGATTTTTTAAATGTTGCAATTTTTGGAAATCATAGTGCAAATATAAATAGTTTAATTTCATATGCAAAAGAAAATGCAATTATAAGTCGGTCAAATATGGATACAGAAGCATTTGGTTCTGTAATTGAATTAGCTGATTTGTTAAAACATTCAAGTCATGCAAGTTTTTTAATAGATTGTAGATTTATTGATTATGTCCTTTCTTTAATTAGTGAGATTTGGGGAGAATTAACAAGAAAACAAAAAAGAAATACAAGTGATTATTTTATTAGATTAGGGAAATTAGTAGAGAAAGTAGATTTCCATTTAAGAATTGAAAAGGATAAAGAGTTTTCATTGGTTGTTATGGAAGAAATTGATAAAATTGTAAGTATATTAGCACCAAATGCAGAATTTCTGACACATAATGAGAATGACTCTTATGAAGCAATTCTTAATTCAGTGAATAGAAAAATAAATAAAATAATAGTTGAGGGATAA